A region from the Microcoleus sp. FACHB-672 genome encodes:
- a CDS encoding response regulator, with translation MTKKILIVDDEPHIRILLEQTLEELEDEGVELLTATNGEEALETIQSEKPELVFLDVMMPKMNGFEVCDVVKNKLGMLNIYIIMLTAKGQEFDKQKGKEVGSDLYMTKPFDPDEVLEKSKTILGL, from the coding sequence ATGACAAAAAAAATATTAATCGTAGATGATGAACCGCATATCAGAATTCTCCTAGAACAAACCCTAGAAGAACTTGAAGACGAAGGTGTAGAATTGCTCACAGCAACTAATGGAGAAGAAGCGCTTGAAACCATCCAAAGCGAAAAACCCGAACTTGTTTTTCTTGATGTAATGATGCCAAAAATGAATGGCTTTGAAGTGTGCGACGTTGTTAAAAATAAACTGGGAATGCTGAATATTTACATTATTATGCTAACAGCCAAAGGTCAAGAATTTGACAAACAAAAAGGTAAAGAAGTTGGATCTGATTTGTACATGACAAAACCATTCGATCCCGATGAAGTTCTTGAAAAATCAAAAACAATTTTAGGACTATAA
- a CDS encoding ATP-binding protein — MNPSSDRPHQSFQISIRHRLSLLFGALVTLNLMAVGIGAMALNQAVSASSLSTRIASQRGNVFKLAYLANARSTQTNPQNRAALSREMKDEIEQFETLLSALHQGSTELNVPPITDQTVLVQLGKVEDTWQIYRPNLEEYLTATPDAEEGYLQAINNLGTFLANQLDTVAYSLDRQSAGSAVRDQSLLLLGLIVSLLASGIAFFMVSQISRALSRLTHTARRMGGGDLKVRALVASYDEVGILANTLNVMAEQIDNLLKGMEARSTELADTLANLGAIIDNLADGLLVIDPAGKIGRFNPALLAMFGLPAVDLTGKHCLELSKTEVVELVEKTRGRPREVFTAELELAEGRLGQALATGIYKNSHDPANESGPAADESLKLGADFIGSVILIRDITAEKEIDRMKTDFISTVSHELRTPLTSVLGFAKIIKKKLEEGLFPLIQSDNGKTQKTIRQVRENINIIVLEGERLTSLINDVLDIAKMEAGKIEWQMQPVSIAEIIERAFSATSSLFQQKNLEKVLNVEDKLPEVLGDRDRLIQVIINLISNAVKFTEAGTITCTASRHNHEIIINIIDTGIGIEPNDLEKVFERFKQVGDTLTDKPKGTGLGLPISKQIVEHHGGKIWVESQLGRGSQFSFSLPIGFRTNVEIEKINIDTLVRQLKHSLVQTTPLPAEHHKTILVVDDEAHIRQLLRQELEAEGYEVWEATDGMDAISQVKVKKPDLIILDVMMPQINGFDVAAVLKNNPLTMGIPIVILSIIEDKDRGYRLGIDRYFTKPVNTEDLLKEIGLLISQGMSKKKVLVVDEDASTVRILADMLQTKGYSVVEAFNGPECIEKALSTKPDMIIVDSLFSQQHDLVKTLRFKNGLENVFFLLLARGKAEKDIQNHPPQDPP; from the coding sequence ATGAACCCTAGCTCAGACAGACCCCACCAAAGCTTTCAAATTAGTATTCGCCACCGATTGAGTCTGCTGTTTGGTGCACTTGTGACTCTTAACTTGATGGCTGTAGGGATTGGGGCAATGGCGCTTAACCAGGCAGTCAGTGCCAGCTCCTTGAGCACGCGGATTGCCTCACAGCGGGGAAACGTTTTTAAACTGGCCTATTTGGCCAATGCTCGCAGCACCCAAACCAACCCCCAGAATCGAGCTGCCCTAAGTCGAGAAATGAAAGACGAAATTGAGCAGTTTGAGACGTTGCTAAGTGCATTGCATCAGGGTTCAACTGAATTGAACGTCCCTCCCATTACCGATCAAACCGTGCTGGTTCAGTTAGGCAAAGTAGAAGACACCTGGCAGATTTATAGGCCCAATTTAGAAGAATATCTAACCGCTACCCCAGATGCAGAAGAGGGCTATCTTCAAGCCATTAATAATCTGGGCACTTTCTTAGCAAACCAGTTGGATACTGTGGCATATTCCCTGGATCGGCAGTCAGCCGGCAGCGCTGTTCGGGATCAGTCTTTATTATTACTGGGGCTGATTGTGAGTTTGCTGGCAAGCGGGATCGCGTTTTTCATGGTGTCTCAAATTTCTCGCGCCCTCAGCCGGTTGACTCATACAGCCCGACGGATGGGGGGCGGCGATTTGAAAGTGCGGGCGTTAGTGGCATCTTATGACGAGGTTGGCATCCTGGCAAACACCCTAAATGTAATGGCAGAACAGATCGACAACCTCCTGAAGGGAATGGAGGCACGAAGCACTGAATTAGCAGATACCTTGGCGAATTTAGGCGCGATTATTGACAACTTAGCCGATGGTTTGCTCGTGATCGATCCTGCCGGCAAGATAGGCCGGTTTAATCCTGCACTGCTGGCGATGTTTGGTTTGCCGGCAGTCGATTTGACGGGTAAACACTGCTTGGAGTTGTCAAAAACTGAGGTTGTAGAACTGGTAGAGAAAACTAGGGGACGCCCCAGAGAAGTGTTTACGGCAGAGTTGGAACTGGCGGAAGGCCGGTTGGGCCAAGCCTTGGCAACGGGTATTTACAAGAATTCTCATGATCCTGCTAACGAAAGCGGGCCGGCAGCCGATGAGAGTTTAAAGTTAGGCGCTGATTTTATCGGTTCGGTGATTTTGATCCGCGATATCACCGCAGAGAAAGAAATTGACCGCATGAAAACGGATTTTATTTCCACAGTTTCTCACGAGCTGCGGACGCCTTTAACATCCGTTCTGGGATTTGCAAAAATTATTAAGAAAAAACTGGAAGAAGGTTTATTTCCTTTAATTCAATCTGACAATGGTAAGACTCAAAAAACCATTAGGCAGGTCAGAGAAAATATCAACATTATTGTGTTAGAAGGTGAGCGCCTGACTTCGCTAATTAATGATGTTTTGGATATTGCGAAGATGGAAGCCGGCAAAATAGAGTGGCAAATGCAGCCGGTTTCCATAGCGGAAATTATCGAACGTGCCTTTTCGGCGACATCTTCCTTATTTCAGCAGAAAAATCTAGAAAAAGTTTTAAACGTAGAAGATAAACTGCCAGAGGTATTGGGAGATCGTGATCGGCTGATTCAGGTAATTATTAATTTAATTTCCAATGCTGTAAAGTTTACCGAAGCCGGCACGATAACTTGTACCGCCAGTCGGCACAATCATGAGATTATTATCAATATCATTGATACCGGCATCGGCATCGAACCCAATGATCTCGAAAAAGTTTTTGAGCGATTTAAGCAGGTAGGAGACACTCTAACTGACAAACCGAAGGGAACGGGTTTAGGATTGCCGATTTCCAAGCAGATTGTCGAACATCATGGCGGGAAAATTTGGGTGGAAAGTCAGTTGGGTAGGGGAAGTCAATTTTCATTTTCTTTACCTATCGGTTTTCGGACGAATGTCGAAATTGAAAAAATTAATATTGACACCCTTGTTAGGCAATTAAAACACAGCCTTGTCCAAACGACGCCCTTGCCGGCAGAACATCATAAAACAATTCTCGTTGTTGATGATGAAGCCCACATTCGCCAACTCCTGAGACAGGAACTAGAAGCCGAAGGTTATGAAGTTTGGGAAGCTACAGATGGAATGGATGCCATTTCCCAGGTGAAAGTAAAAAAACCTGACCTAATTATTTTAGATGTCATGATGCCTCAAATCAACGGATTTGATGTGGCGGCTGTCTTGAAAAATAACCCATTGACAATGGGCATTCCCATCGTAATTTTATCAATTATTGAGGATAAAGATCGCGGCTACCGGCTGGGAATTGATCGCTATTTTACAAAGCCGGTAAATACCGAAGACTTGCTGAAAGAAATCGGCTTACTCATTTCTCAAGGAATGTCTAAAAAGAAAGTTCTCGTTGTTGATGAAGATGCCTCAACCGTGAGGATTTTAGCTGATATGCTGCAAACCAAAGGATATAGCGTCGTCGAAGCGTTTAATGGCCCAGAATGCATTGAAAAAGCATTATCCACCAAACCTGATATGATTATTGTAGATTCTCTGTTCTCGCAACAACACGACCTAGTTAAAACCTTAAGATTTAAAAACGGACTAGAAAACGTCTTCTTCCTTTTACTAGCTCGTGGAAAAGCAGAAAAAGACATCCAGAATCACCCCCCTCAAGATCCTCCATAA
- a CDS encoding YiaA/YiaB family inner membrane protein produces MQPLNTGSHQAHSAAWVIQAWASFVISVGATGAGILYLPVDGWVKSYMGMGLVFTVGSTLSLAKTVRDEHETKRLAARIDEARVEKLLVEHHPLK; encoded by the coding sequence ATGCAACCATTAAATACGGGTTCTCATCAAGCACATAGTGCCGCTTGGGTAATTCAGGCATGGGCATCGTTTGTCATATCCGTTGGAGCGACAGGTGCCGGCATCCTGTACTTACCTGTAGATGGCTGGGTAAAAAGCTACATGGGCATGGGTTTAGTTTTCACTGTCGGCTCTACCCTCAGCTTAGCGAAAACCGTGCGAGACGAGCATGAAACGAAACGACTTGCAGCTCGCATTGATGAAGCCAGAGTTGAAAAATTACTCGTAGAACATCATCCTTTAAAATAA
- a CDS encoding ferredoxin, with product MSDFSPPADTQEPERSGLEPELGGALRNGPERSGLEPELGGILRQKGVYVDEITCIGCKHCAHVARNTFYIEPDYGRSRVVRQDGDSEELIQEAIDTCPVDCIHWTDYTEIKQLEEERKYQVIPVVGFPIDHAVIASNRRRQKLDKRRKSQP from the coding sequence ATGTCAGACTTTTCTCCACCGGCAGACACCCAAGAACCTGAAAGGTCGGGGCTGGAACCGGAGCTAGGAGGTGCTTTACGCAATGGCCCGGAACGTTCCGGTTTAGAGCCGGAACTTGGCGGTATCTTGCGGCAAAAGGGCGTCTATGTCGATGAAATTACTTGCATTGGCTGTAAGCATTGTGCTCACGTCGCCCGCAACACTTTCTACATTGAACCCGACTATGGCCGCTCTCGCGTGGTTCGCCAAGATGGCGATTCCGAAGAGTTAATTCAAGAAGCTATTGACACCTGTCCGGTTGATTGCATTCATTGGACTGATTATACGGAAATCAAACAACTTGAAGAAGAGCGGAAATATCAGGTTATCCCCGTTGTGGGATTTCCTATCGATCATGCGGTCATTGCGAGTAACCGACGCCGGCAAAAACTGGATAAACGGCGCAAATCTCAGCCATAA
- a CDS encoding DUF1257 domain-containing protein, which yields MSHFSQIKTQIRNLTSLEAALTDLGIDWKAGPKEVRGYKGQTYNAEIAIEQNNGYDVGFSWNGQEYELVADLQFWQQAWSVDGFINMVSQRYAYHTVVNETAKQGFQVSEQQKNEDGSIRLVLQRWSA from the coding sequence ATGTCACACTTTAGCCAAATTAAAACCCAAATCCGCAATCTGACCTCCCTGGAAGCCGCTTTAACCGATTTAGGGATTGACTGGAAAGCCGGCCCCAAAGAAGTGCGGGGCTATAAGGGACAAACCTACAACGCTGAAATTGCCATCGAACAAAACAATGGTTACGATGTTGGCTTCAGCTGGAATGGCCAAGAATATGAACTGGTTGCTGATCTACAGTTTTGGCAGCAAGCTTGGTCTGTGGATGGCTTCATTAATATGGTGTCACAGCGCTACGCGTACCATACCGTTGTGAATGAAACCGCAAAGCAAGGCTTCCAAGTGTCTGAACAGCAAAAAAATGAAGATGGTTCTATTCGCCTAGTGCTGCAACGCTGGAGTGCCTAA
- a CDS encoding DUF2997 domain-containing protein, with protein METLEFVIYSDGRVQEKVTGIVGTSCAEVTAAIEAQLGHVLSVEQTSEFFAQTVHQSATATAQTTFSEW; from the coding sequence ATGGAAACGCTAGAGTTTGTGATTTATTCGGATGGCCGAGTGCAGGAAAAAGTAACCGGCATTGTGGGCACATCTTGCGCGGAGGTCACTGCCGCAATTGAAGCCCAGCTCGGACACGTGCTCTCTGTAGAGCAAACCTCTGAATTTTTTGCCCAAACAGTTCACCAGTCGGCGACGGCAACGGCCCAGACGACTTTTAGCGAGTGGTGA
- the bioU gene encoding (S)-8-amino-7-oxononanoate synthase BioU has translation MSTQQFTNQNNASAGNSSAVRVGVLGFGGLGQAAARVLAPKHEMLWVAAADQKGYACNPEGLNPDACIKVYQSQGSLGYLEPAGRLSSNSIADLIENASVEGYFLALPNLPNTFMASVARQFIQSGWRGVLVDAMKRTSAVEQMLELQDELQEAGITYMTGCGATPGLLTAAAALAAQSYAEIHRVKITFGVGIANWEAYRATIREDIAHMPGYNVERAMAMTDAQVQALLDETGGLLTLENMEHADDIMLELAGICSRDQVTVGGVVDTRNPKKPLSTNVQITGRTFEGKISTHTFTLGDETSMAANVCGPAFGYLKAGVMLHRRGIYGLFTAAEVMPQFVR, from the coding sequence ATGAGTACACAACAATTTACAAATCAAAATAATGCGAGTGCCGGCAACTCAAGTGCGGTACGCGTGGGAGTGTTGGGTTTTGGCGGACTGGGTCAAGCCGCAGCTAGGGTTCTTGCGCCTAAGCACGAAATGCTTTGGGTAGCTGCCGCCGATCAAAAAGGCTACGCCTGCAACCCAGAAGGTTTAAATCCCGATGCCTGCATCAAGGTTTACCAGTCTCAAGGTTCTCTAGGCTATCTGGAGCCGGCAGGCCGTCTCAGCAGCAACAGTATTGCGGACTTAATAGAAAACGCCTCAGTCGAGGGCTATTTTCTCGCACTGCCGAATTTACCAAATACCTTTATGGCTTCTGTGGCAAGGCAGTTTATTCAATCTGGATGGCGGGGGGTACTGGTAGACGCCATGAAACGTACCAGTGCGGTTGAGCAGATGTTGGAGTTACAAGACGAGTTACAGGAGGCCGGTATTACTTATATGACCGGCTGTGGGGCAACGCCCGGTTTGCTAACAGCCGCAGCCGCTCTAGCCGCTCAGAGCTATGCTGAAATCCACAGGGTAAAAATTACCTTTGGGGTCGGCATTGCCAACTGGGAAGCCTATCGGGCCACGATCCGCGAGGATATCGCCCATATGCCCGGTTACAATGTGGAGCGGGCAATGGCCATGACGGATGCTCAGGTGCAAGCGTTGTTAGATGAAACCGGCGGCTTACTGACCCTAGAAAATATGGAACACGCTGACGACATCATGCTGGAACTTGCCGGCATTTGTTCGCGAGATCAAGTCACGGTGGGAGGCGTTGTTGATACGCGCAATCCTAAGAAGCCCTTAAGCACGAATGTTCAAATAACCGGTCGCACTTTTGAAGGGAAAATTTCTACTCACACCTTCACCTTAGGCGATGAAACCAGCATGGCCGCTAATGTTTGCGGGCCGGCTTTTGGCTATCTCAAAGCCGGGGTTATGTTACACCGGCGCGGCATTTACGGTTTATTTACAGCTGCTGAAGTCATGCCCCAATTTGTTCGGTAG
- a CDS encoding type II secretion system F family protein, translated as MPTNVAAAQGFKKKATKAKGFDFKELEEKLNFAMASVTVKDKAVFSRQLAVLINAGVPLVKGIGVLREQNDNAKMKKALSVIDADVQEGVALAEAMRKHDYCFDNLYVAMVQAGELGGVLDEVLNRVAKLLEDAARLQNHIKSATAYPKAVGTIAILVFFGMTTFLLPTFAKIFVELGTPLPALTLFMLACSDFFRTPVKLGSLIGTIFAITTAYNMYYKTPVGKLQIDGIMLKLPLFGDLIKKTAVARFCRTFGMLTRSGVPMLTSLEIVKETAGNQVIANAVEAARQEIQQGGMISVALKEADVFPAMAIHMMSIGEETGEIDKMLMKVADFYEDEVEQAVKALTSTLEPIMMVGIAALVGAILLSMYLPMFAVFDKLG; from the coding sequence ATGCCTACTAATGTTGCCGCTGCTCAGGGTTTTAAAAAGAAAGCTACTAAAGCCAAAGGCTTTGACTTTAAGGAATTAGAAGAGAAGCTCAATTTCGCGATGGCCTCTGTCACGGTTAAGGACAAGGCTGTTTTCTCGCGTCAATTGGCAGTTTTGATTAATGCCGGTGTGCCATTGGTCAAAGGGATCGGCGTCTTACGCGAGCAAAATGATAACGCCAAGATGAAAAAAGCTCTGTCAGTCATTGATGCAGATGTGCAAGAGGGTGTGGCGCTTGCGGAGGCTATGCGGAAACATGATTACTGCTTTGATAATCTCTATGTCGCAATGGTACAGGCGGGAGAACTCGGTGGTGTCCTTGATGAAGTGTTGAACCGAGTTGCCAAGCTGCTAGAAGATGCTGCTCGATTGCAGAACCACATCAAATCAGCAACCGCTTATCCAAAGGCCGTCGGAACGATTGCTATTCTTGTATTCTTTGGGATGACGACATTTCTTTTGCCCACCTTTGCTAAGATTTTCGTAGAACTTGGGACACCATTGCCAGCCTTAACCTTATTTATGCTGGCGTGCAGCGATTTTTTTCGAACTCCAGTGAAATTAGGCTCACTCATCGGTACGATCTTTGCGATCACAACGGCTTACAACATGTACTACAAAACGCCGGTGGGTAAGCTGCAAATTGACGGCATAATGCTGAAGTTGCCTTTGTTTGGAGATTTGATCAAAAAAACGGCTGTCGCTCGTTTCTGCCGCACGTTCGGTATGTTGACCCGCTCTGGGGTGCCGATGCTAACTTCCCTGGAAATTGTTAAAGAAACGGCAGGAAATCAAGTCATTGCAAATGCAGTGGAAGCCGCAAGGCAAGAAATTCAACAAGGTGGCATGATTAGCGTTGCATTAAAAGAAGCGGATGTATTTCCCGCAATGGCAATTCACATGATGAGCATTGGGGAAGAAACCGGCGAAATTGACAAAATGTTGATGAAGGTTGCTGACTTCTATGAAGATGAAGTTGAGCAAGCAGTTAAAGCTCTGACCAGTACGCTGGAGCCAATTATGATGGTAGGCATTGCAGCGTTGGTTGGTGCAATTTTGCTGTCGATGTATTTGCCGATGTTCGCAGTGTTTGACAAATTAGGCTAA
- a CDS encoding type IV pilus twitching motility protein PilT — MAEYMIEDVMESLVEQGGSDMHIQAGAPIYFRVSGKLTPQPQFGESLDSQECQKLIFSMLNNNQRKDLEQNWELDCAYGVKGLCRFRVNVYRERGCWAACLRALSSKIPNFEKLGVPEIMREMAERPRGMVLVTGQTGSGKTTTLAAILDLVNRTRAEHVLTVEDPIEYVYPNIKSLFHQRQKGEDTKSFGNALKAALREDPDIILVGEMRDLETIGLAISAAETGHLVFGTLHTNSAAGTVDRLLDVFPPIQQPQIRAQMSISLVGICSQNLVPTIGGGRIAAQEIMVNTPAIANLIREGKSAQIYSAIQTGAKVGMQTMEMCLARIFQEGKVTWEAAMAKSSKPDELARLIGPAPKGAGAPAKAAH; from the coding sequence ATGGCAGAGTATATGATTGAAGACGTGATGGAGTCCTTGGTAGAACAAGGCGGCTCAGATATGCACATCCAAGCCGGCGCACCTATCTACTTCCGCGTCAGCGGCAAACTGACCCCGCAACCGCAATTTGGAGAAAGTCTGGATTCTCAGGAATGTCAGAAGCTAATCTTCAGTATGCTCAATAACAATCAGCGCAAAGATTTGGAGCAGAACTGGGAGTTAGACTGCGCCTATGGGGTTAAGGGTTTGTGCCGGTTCCGCGTTAATGTCTACCGGGAACGGGGGTGCTGGGCCGCTTGTTTGCGGGCACTGTCTTCTAAAATTCCCAACTTTGAGAAGTTGGGGGTGCCAGAAATTATGCGGGAGATGGCTGAAAGGCCGAGAGGAATGGTACTGGTAACCGGCCAGACAGGTTCCGGCAAGACGACAACCTTAGCGGCCATCCTGGATTTAGTCAATCGCACACGCGCAGAACACGTTCTGACAGTAGAAGACCCGATTGAATATGTTTACCCGAATATCAAGAGCTTATTTCACCAGCGCCAAAAGGGTGAAGATACCAAGAGCTTTGGTAACGCCCTGAAGGCAGCACTGCGGGAAGACCCTGATATTATCCTGGTTGGGGAAATGCGGGACCTAGAAACGATTGGTCTAGCAATTTCCGCTGCAGAAACCGGCCACTTAGTCTTCGGAACCCTACACACGAACTCTGCAGCGGGAACAGTTGACCGACTGCTAGATGTATTCCCCCCCATTCAACAACCCCAGATTCGAGCACAGATGTCTATTTCCTTGGTGGGGATTTGCAGCCAAAACCTGGTGCCGACGATCGGTGGGGGACGGATAGCGGCCCAGGAAATCATGGTAAATACGCCGGCTATTGCTAACTTGATCCGAGAAGGGAAAAGCGCTCAAATTTACTCGGCTATCCAAACCGGCGCTAAAGTCGGGATGCAGACGATGGAGATGTGCTTGGCTAGAATCTTCCAAGAGGGCAAAGTCACTTGGGAAGCTGCGATGGCCAAATCTTCTAAACCCGATGAACTAGCACGCTTGATTGGGCCGGCACCCAAAGGGGCAGGGGCACCGGCTAAAGCAGCTCATTAA
- a CDS encoding GspE/PulE family protein encodes MTNTSSQRRALITVQSNFSPFGNKLIQAGFADTAQLQQAMKQSREEGKPLISALEAITGKQLPPELLRQYKKLQLFELKILYGVEAFDPELTQIASEQIGSLIETLISKDTCRRHRLIPLQQDETEPPSVLVAMVDPDNLNALDDLNRILQPQRLGLQKRVITAEDYEQLISQYLDEQMKQQAAQQAKAQALDLNFQPDAFEDDGNIEEAAVDEDMNLDAALGDAESGPVIAIVNKILAKALTDGASDIHVEPQEEYLQVRMRKDGVLHEPFPRLPKKVIPAITSRFKIIAQMDIAERRVAQDGRIRRVFQGRTVDFRVNCLPSRYGEKIVLRILDNSSTQLGLDKLISDPETLAQVREVAARPFGLILVTGPTGSGKSTSLYSVLSERNDPGINISTAEDPIEYALPGITQVQVIRAKGLDFSNILRAFLRQDPDVILVGETRDKETAKTAIEAALTGHLVLTTLHTNDAAGAIARLDEMGVEPFMVSGALLGVLAQRLMRRVCSQCRIEYKPTPEELGRYALSASQEVNVTFFKANTIAPAERKVAADRGELCPKCVGVGYKGRVGVYEFLKTTERLAGLISQGAPTERIKEAAIEEGMKTLLAYSLQLVREGHTTFEEVERVTFTDTGLEAELKAKRKQGLTCKTCIAELQPEMLDCPYCMTPRFQD; translated from the coding sequence ATGACTAACACTTCATCGCAGCGGCGTGCGCTCATTACTGTCCAGAGTAATTTTTCTCCCTTTGGGAATAAACTGATTCAGGCCGGCTTCGCAGACACAGCACAGTTGCAGCAAGCCATGAAGCAGAGCCGTGAAGAGGGTAAACCCCTAATCTCGGCACTCGAAGCAATAACCGGCAAGCAACTGCCGCCAGAATTACTGCGCCAGTATAAAAAACTACAGCTATTTGAACTCAAAATTCTCTACGGCGTTGAAGCGTTCGATCCAGAACTTACTCAGATAGCCAGCGAACAAATCGGTTCCCTGATTGAAACCCTAATATCCAAAGACACCTGCCGTCGCCATCGGTTAATCCCACTACAGCAAGATGAAACTGAGCCACCCTCAGTCTTGGTGGCAATGGTCGATCCAGACAATTTAAACGCTCTCGACGATCTGAACCGGATTCTGCAACCCCAAAGATTGGGGCTGCAAAAAAGGGTAATTACCGCAGAAGACTATGAGCAGCTCATCTCTCAGTATTTAGATGAGCAGATGAAACAGCAAGCGGCTCAGCAAGCAAAAGCCCAAGCGCTCGATTTAAACTTCCAACCCGATGCCTTCGAGGACGATGGAAACATAGAAGAGGCAGCCGTTGACGAGGATATGAACCTCGACGCGGCTTTAGGAGACGCAGAATCCGGGCCGGTGATTGCCATTGTCAACAAAATCTTGGCCAAGGCACTCACTGACGGGGCGTCTGACATCCACGTCGAACCTCAAGAAGAGTATCTTCAGGTTCGGATGCGGAAGGATGGGGTGCTGCATGAACCGTTTCCCCGCTTACCGAAAAAGGTGATTCCTGCGATTACCTCACGTTTCAAAATCATCGCCCAAATGGATATCGCCGAACGACGGGTGGCTCAGGATGGCCGTATCCGCCGGGTGTTTCAGGGACGCACTGTTGACTTTCGGGTAAATTGCTTGCCCAGTCGGTATGGCGAAAAGATTGTTCTGCGGATCTTGGATAACTCGTCCACCCAGCTTGGTTTGGATAAATTAATCAGCGATCCAGAAACGCTTGCTCAAGTTAGAGAAGTGGCTGCTCGGCCTTTCGGGCTGATTTTGGTGACAGGGCCAACCGGCTCTGGTAAATCAACTTCTCTGTACTCAGTCCTCTCAGAACGGAACGATCCGGGAATTAATATCAGTACCGCAGAAGACCCGATTGAATATGCCTTGCCTGGAATCACCCAGGTGCAGGTCATTCGAGCCAAGGGTCTGGACTTTTCTAATATCCTGCGGGCGTTCTTGCGGCAAGATCCCGACGTGATTCTGGTGGGAGAAACGCGGGACAAAGAAACGGCTAAAACCGCAATTGAAGCGGCGTTAACCGGCCACTTAGTGCTGACAACGCTGCACACCAACGACGCGGCTGGAGCAATTGCGCGTTTAGACGAAATGGGAGTTGAGCCATTTATGGTGTCCGGTGCCTTGCTGGGTGTGCTGGCCCAACGTTTGATGCGACGGGTTTGCAGCCAGTGCCGGATTGAGTATAAACCGACCCCAGAAGAACTGGGTCGGTATGCTTTATCTGCTTCTCAGGAAGTCAACGTTACCTTCTTTAAAGCCAATACCATCGCGCCGGCAGAACGTAAAGTCGCAGCTGATCGCGGAGAACTCTGCCCCAAATGCGTCGGCGTTGGTTACAAGGGACGGGTGGGTGTTTATGAGTTCCTAAAGACAACTGAACGGCTAGCCGGTTTAATCTCTCAAGGCGCTCCAACTGAGCGAATCAAAGAAGCGGCAATAGAAGAGGGAATGAAGACTTTGCTAGCTTACAGCTTACAGCTCGTGCGCGAGGGCCATACAACCTTTGAAGAGGTGGAGCGGGTAACATTCACGGACACCGGCCTAGAAGCAGAACTGAAAGCCAAACGCAAGCAGGGACTCACCTGTAAAACTTGCATTGCCGAATTACAGCCAGAAATGCTGGATTGCCCCTACTGCATGACCCCGCGATTTCAAGACTAA
- the grpE gene encoding nucleotide exchange factor GrpE yields MMDEEKQLENTQSPTNDIVEGSESMAGETTAAQGSANSPQEDASGSPDLEVYAQAYAETNGTADDPTGQEDVASGGVDPAFVQSLLQENESLKSQQEELRSVYARLAADFDNFRKRTQKEKEDLEVQIKCSTLKELLPVVDNFERARSQIKPQTDSEMNIHKSYQSVYKQMVDCLKRTGVAPMRPEGQEFDPNLHEAVMREATDQFPEGTVMEELMRGYILGERVLRHAMVKVAAAPEPGAQSEETAQEESTES; encoded by the coding sequence ATGATGGACGAAGAAAAGCAGCTAGAGAACACCCAAAGCCCAACAAATGACATTGTAGAGGGTTCAGAGTCAATGGCCGGCGAAACAACCGCAGCTCAAGGAAGTGCGAATTCCCCTCAGGAAGATGCCTCCGGGTCGCCCGATTTGGAAGTGTACGCACAAGCCTACGCAGAAACGAATGGAACTGCTGATGATCCGACAGGCCAAGAAGATGTGGCGTCAGGGGGTGTAGATCCCGCCTTTGTCCAAAGCTTGTTGCAAGAAAATGAGTCGCTGAAATCCCAGCAGGAAGAATTGAGAAGTGTTTATGCACGGCTAGCGGCAGATTTTGACAATTTCCGCAAGCGTACTCAGAAAGAAAAAGAAGACTTAGAGGTTCAAATAAAGTGCTCGACCCTCAAGGAACTGCTGCCGGTTGTGGATAATTTTGAGCGGGCGCGTTCGCAGATTAAGCCGCAAACTGACTCAGAAATGAATATACATAAAAGCTACCAAAGCGTATACAAGCAAATGGTAGACTGCTTAAAACGGACTGGGGTGGCCCCCATGCGTCCGGAAGGCCAAGAATTTGACCCCAATCTTCATGAAGCGGTGATGCGTGAGGCAACTGACCAGTTTCCAGAAGGAACGGTGATGGAAGAACTGATGCGCGGGTATATCCTGGGTGAGCGCGTCTTGCGTCATGCTATGGTCAAGGTGGCCGCCGCTCCAGAGCCAGGGGCGCAGTCTGAAGAAACCGCCCAGGAGGAATCAACAGAAAGCTGA